The Brienomyrus brachyistius isolate T26 chromosome 7, BBRACH_0.4, whole genome shotgun sequence DNA segment CCAACATCTTTAATATCGACTTCACGCGCTTCAAGATCAGGGACCTGGAGACAGGAACCGTGCTGTTTGAGATTGCCAAGCCCCCCAATGCGGGTATCCTGTCCCCTAATGCGATTGGGTGGGAGGGAATTGGGCCGTGGGTGTGGCTTTATGCTGTGGGTGTGGCTTCCCCTGACCCTCCTATCATGGACTCCCAGGtttggaggaagaggaggcggAGGAGGACGAAGAGAATGGGGAcctggattccagtgcaggCCGCTTTGTGCGCTACCAGTTCACCCCGGCTTTTTTGAGGCTACGCACAGTTGGAGCGACGTGAGTCTTTGACCTGTGCTTTGAGCATAGATGTATGATTACTAGACTGGGTGCAGCCCAGCACGTGTATAGGGAGGTGAAATTATTTAACCATTGCAATAGTTTTCTGCAGAACAGTTATATTTGGGGTATGTTTCAAGATGCTGAACTTGCAGCTACAGAGGCAGCTGTAGTACTTTCCACTGGAATCCCATTGTCCTTGCTGAGATTAAACACGGGTTGATGCAAGGTATTTGTATTGTCTCCAGAGCCCAGCTGTGATCCGCAAGTGGATTTGCAGCTGCTTGTCAGCTGGTTGTCTGCTGCATCGTTCCCTCAATCCTCTCTGCTTCCTGTTCCAGGGTGGAGTTCACAGTGGGCGACCGTCCGGTGCCTAGTTTCCGCATGATCGAGAGGCATTTCTTCAAGGATCAGCTACTCAAGAGCTTCGACTTCGACTTTGGCTTCTGCATTCCCAACAGCCGCAACACATGCGAGCACATCTACGAGTTCCCGCAGCTTCCTGAGAGTCTGGGTGAGCCAGCCTGGGTCAGACTGCCTGTGGACATTTATAGGCCACGCCCATTCCTGCCTCCCATTAACAACGCATTATATAATCGTGCCACATTATGTAGTAACTTCATCACATAATGCAGTGTTATTATATAATGCGTTGTTACACACTGTGTAAGCTCACCGTGCCCATCAAAGCAGACATTTTGCAGTAACGCCGAATTATGTAATAACTCGACAGAATGTAACAAATTGAATGATGCTGAACTTTTCGTAATCCCTCGTTTAAACAACAGGTAGCTAACGGCTACATATCAAATACCGAAGCAAAAagctatcttttttttttcacggtACACCCTTTTAATAATAATCTCAATATTCAAAACTAGTTTTGCGATGAAACACTTCATAAAATTTActactttaaaaataatttgcctttcacagtggggcTATCCATTGCCTCAGTCATGATTGTTGTTGTAATGATGCCCCCCAAATTGGAGCTTAAGGAAAAAGTTTCTCACTGGTAAATACGACATTGTAGTGGCGTTCATGTGCTCTCATCTCCTGTTTACGGTTTTCCATCTTGAATTGAGGGCAAGGTTTGTTACTTTTTGTCACGCTATTACACAATGcggtgttattacataatgtgtcGTTACACTCcctctgtcagattgttgatttCATTTCACTTTTCTCTCATCTCTTCTTGGAGTTTTGTGCCTCCCCAGGTCACGCGAGCCTCCCGTGACAGTGGtcttgtctgtctctgtctgtcctcTCTCCCTTCCATCCGTCTTTGCCTACCAGAACATTCCTTCCTAAGGTTAGAGGTCGAATGCCTTAACTCACATTGGCTCTGACTGTTTTtctccatctgtgttaattggGTTTTTGTATATGTGGTCGGTACTGGTCCATTTGATACCAGTTGCTATACCAGCTAAATTTCAAATCCTAGTTTACAATGTATGGAATGCTTTGATCTGTTGATTTTTTGATATGTTGGAGTGCTTTGATCTGGGGCATCATGTAcactacatatgtgtgtgtctggatGCTTGTGATGCTCATTGTTCAATAGTAATTGAAATTGTTCTTTTTGTGGCTTCTGGTGGCTGTGGGTATAATGTTAATATTGCAGTTGCAGTCCGAACTTGCAGTGAATGTCATTTCCGTGTACTACAGCAGAACACTCACTGGGACACTGTTCAGTGCGAGTCTGTGTTCTTGCGCGCTCTGCCACCTTCTGTCCGTGTCTCATGGCCTGTCTTCTTCACCGCTGTTCCACAGTTTGCCAGATGGTGGAGCACCCTTACGAGACCAGGTCTGACAGCTTCTACTTTGTGGACAACAAGCTCATTATGCACAACAAAGCGGACTACGCTTACAATGGCGGTCAGTA contains these protein-coding regions:
- the LOC125746282 gene encoding protein unc-119 homolog B-like isoform X1, with translation MSGPRARSEPTAANNDEAADLGSPPTRDRKSGGGVLKRLKSRRIQADSRIVTEDELRTLGRPIAPEDALGLRTVTSDYLCKPEANIFNIDFTRFKIRDLETGTVLFEIAKPPNAGLEEEEAEEDEENGDLDSSAGRFVRYQFTPAFLRLRTVGATVEFTVGDRPVPSFRMIERHFFKDQLLKSFDFDFGFCIPNSRNTCEHIYEFPQLPESLVCQMVEHPYETRSDSFYFVDNKLIMHNKADYAYNGGQ
- the LOC125746282 gene encoding protein unc-119 homolog B-like isoform X2; translated protein: MKLHTSQHASQYSPAGTYFCLFRSWPADYLCKPEANIFNIDFTRFKIRDLETGTVLFEIAKPPNAGLEEEEAEEDEENGDLDSSAGRFVRYQFTPAFLRLRTVGATVEFTVGDRPVPSFRMIERHFFKDQLLKSFDFDFGFCIPNSRNTCEHIYEFPQLPESLVCQMVEHPYETRSDSFYFVDNKLIMHNKADYAYNGGQ